From Chitinispirillales bacterium, one genomic window encodes:
- the priA gene encoding primosomal protein N', translating to MIAEIVFPIAVDGVFDYIVPEIYENEIKIGMNVRVPFRNIKIWGLVVKLKNRSEIENLKEIETLKISQNNYNCEYIIKFYRWISHYYHCPFNKILKPIFNKSIANKKEKEVTLYYINNSSESVGFSAQKIKEMLNISDYYLRKKIKNGDIVRKTEKIYREAGVERLDFKSKDITLSQEQKSAVETILNPDLKKPFLLFGITGSGKTHVYIEVARRMLSEGKSVIILVPEISLTPQTISRFENALGIVSAVIHSRMSVGERRDAIESASLGERKLLIGVRSAVLVPMDNVGLIVVDEEHDSSYKQTDPEPRYNARDIAVVRAKFQSAKIILGSATPSFESFYNTKIGKYERIDLVSRHSAAKLPEVKIVNMSGWKTIISDELRTGIQDSLDEKKQIILLLNRRGYSVTLICEKCSTIKQCPNCSVGLVYHRNGDVLRCHICGYGEKPNYKCENCGEEKVNFEGTGIQKVEDELSLLFPESKVLRMDADTTSGKRGYVEKILDFASQKYDILLGTQMVAKGLDFPNVKLVGVLQADIGLCVPDFRAGEKMFQLLTQVAGRAGRSDDKGFVLIQTFSPNEPSIIYSQSHDFDGYYKKSIVDREKLNYPPFTKIAKIKITGTKEKSTENLSLQIMRILREFSSEVIVLGPVQSAVFKVENKFNFVILLKSFSPHRLFESIDFLRKSLPQKSKKEVYYKIDIDPTNLW from the coding sequence ATGATTGCCGAGATAGTTTTTCCTATAGCGGTTGACGGCGTGTTTGACTATATTGTTCCTGAAATTTACGAAAACGAAATAAAAATCGGGATGAACGTAAGGGTGCCGTTTCGCAATATAAAAATTTGGGGATTAGTCGTTAAACTGAAAAACCGTTCGGAAATTGAGAATCTTAAAGAAATAGAAACGCTTAAAATTTCGCAGAATAATTATAATTGCGAATATATAATAAAATTTTATCGGTGGATTTCACATTATTATCATTGCCCTTTTAATAAAATATTAAAACCGATTTTTAATAAAAGCATCGCAAACAAAAAGGAAAAAGAAGTTACGCTTTATTATATAAATAATTCTTCTGAAAGCGTAGGATTTTCGGCGCAGAAAATAAAAGAAATGTTGAATATAAGCGATTATTATTTACGAAAAAAGATAAAAAACGGAGATATTGTTCGTAAAACTGAGAAAATTTATCGTGAAGCGGGTGTTGAACGATTGGATTTCAAAAGTAAAGATATTACGCTTTCGCAAGAACAGAAAAGCGCGGTAGAAACCATATTAAATCCCGATTTGAAAAAGCCGTTTTTGCTTTTTGGAATTACCGGAAGCGGTAAAACTCACGTTTATATAGAGGTCGCCCGAAGAATGCTTTCGGAGGGGAAGTCGGTAATAATTTTGGTGCCGGAGATTTCGCTTACGCCGCAAACAATTTCTCGATTTGAAAACGCTTTGGGAATCGTATCGGCGGTAATACACAGCAGAATGTCTGTCGGAGAAAGGCGTGACGCTATTGAGAGCGCATCGCTTGGAGAACGTAAGTTATTGATAGGCGTTAGAAGCGCTGTTTTGGTTCCTATGGACAATGTCGGACTTATTGTAGTTGACGAGGAACATGATTCTTCTTATAAACAGACCGATCCGGAACCGCGTTACAATGCAAGGGATATTGCGGTCGTAAGGGCGAAATTTCAAAGCGCAAAAATAATATTGGGAAGCGCGACTCCGTCTTTTGAAAGTTTTTACAACACAAAAATAGGGAAATATGAAAGAATAGATTTGGTAAGTCGGCATAGCGCCGCAAAACTTCCCGAAGTAAAAATCGTAAATATGAGCGGTTGGAAAACAATAATTTCAGACGAATTACGAACGGGTATCCAAGATAGTTTAGACGAAAAGAAACAAATTATTTTACTTTTGAACAGACGAGGGTACTCGGTAACGCTTATATGCGAAAAATGCAGTACGATAAAACAATGTCCTAATTGTTCCGTCGGTTTGGTTTATCATCGTAACGGAGATGTTTTGAGGTGTCATATTTGCGGATACGGCGAGAAACCTAATTATAAGTGCGAAAATTGCGGAGAAGAAAAGGTTAATTTTGAAGGAACCGGAATACAAAAAGTTGAAGACGAATTGAGTCTTCTTTTCCCTGAATCTAAAGTTTTGCGTATGGACGCCGATACGACGAGCGGGAAAAGAGGATATGTAGAAAAAATTCTTGATTTTGCGTCACAAAAATACGATATTCTTCTTGGAACGCAAATGGTCGCAAAAGGTTTGGATTTTCCTAACGTTAAACTTGTAGGTGTTTTACAGGCGGATATCGGGCTTTGTGTTCCTGATTTCCGTGCGGGAGAAAAAATGTTTCAACTTTTGACACAGGTCGCGGGGAGAGCCGGCAGGTCGGACGATAAAGGTTTTGTACTTATTCAAACATTTTCACCGAATGAACCGTCTATTATATATTCACAAAGCCATGATTTTGACGGATATTATAAAAAATCGATTGTCGATAGGGAAAAATTAAACTATCCGCCTTTTACCAAAATCGCTAAGATAAAAATTACCGGAACAAAAGAAAAATCGACTGAAAATCTTTCATTGCAAATAATGCGGATTTTACGTGAATTTTCCAGCGAAGTAATAGTTCTTGGACCCGTTCAATCGGCGGTTTTTAAGGTAGAGAATAAATTTAATTTTGTTATTTTGTTAAAAAGTTTTAGCCCGCATCGTCTTTTTGAATCAATTGATTTTTTGCGTAAATCGTTGCCTCAAAAAAGTAAAAAAGAAGTTTATTACAAAATAGATATTGATCCGACAAATTTATGGTGA
- a CDS encoding carbohydrate kinase family protein, translating to MDKKYDLTVFGKPMVQYIIKDCDIANARLENPSVGGSDIFVAATLAKCGLNSGLYSVIAQDPYENLIMETLKKNNIKTDYCLSDIGYNGIEIISNSDNELRESFYTHTGGFYNNLPSNANIELLNNSRTIYASSGFTLSSKEARSFVFESFFYAHNNNKMVAFDPNLRLHRHNLSYLRETIWMLLPFIDFFSISVASRETIPIFGADNPSVVAGILLENGVQYAAVRNAGESVFLGYLNDSRNMAPTIVEIPVEKVGNEGYFSYSGSVFNGAFIAAILKGETPPDAARYAADCATRKCLCGNTLDSIICAEI from the coding sequence GTGGATAAAAAATATGATTTGACGGTTTTTGGCAAGCCTATGGTTCAATATATAATTAAAGATTGTGATATTGCGAATGCAAGACTTGAAAATCCTAGTGTCGGCGGAAGCGATATTTTTGTTGCGGCGACGTTAGCCAAATGCGGGCTTAACAGCGGACTTTATTCGGTAATCGCACAAGATCCTTACGAAAATTTAATTATGGAAACATTGAAAAAAAATAATATAAAAACAGATTATTGTTTGTCCGATATCGGCTATAACGGGATAGAAATTATTTCAAATTCAGATAACGAATTACGCGAGTCGTTTTATACTCATACGGGAGGTTTCTACAATAATTTACCGTCGAACGCCAACATAGAATTGCTGAATAACAGCAGAACGATTTATGCTTCAAGCGGATTTACGCTTTCGTCTAAAGAGGCGCGGTCTTTTGTTTTTGAGAGTTTTTTTTATGCGCATAACAATAATAAAATGGTTGCTTTTGATCCGAATTTACGTTTGCACAGGCATAATTTGTCGTACCTTAGAGAAACGATTTGGATGCTTTTGCCGTTTATTGATTTTTTCTCTATTTCTGTCGCTTCTCGAGAAACTATTCCTATTTTTGGCGCCGATAATCCGTCAGTGGTCGCAGGTATTTTGTTGGAAAACGGAGTTCAGTATGCGGCGGTTAGAAATGCGGGAGAAAGCGTATTCCTCGGTTATCTTAACGATTCAAGAAATATGGCGCCGACAATTGTGGAAATTCCAGTGGAAAAAGTGGGAAACGAAGGATATTTTTCTTATTCCGGGTCGGTTTTTAACGGGGCGTTTATTGCGGCGATTCTCAAAGGAGAAACGCCGCCCGACGCCGCCCGATACGCGGCGGATTGCGCTACCCGAAAATGTTTGTGCGGCAATACGCTTGACAGTATTATTTGTGCGGAAATATAA
- a CDS encoding flippase-like domain-containing protein has protein sequence MKSKEVVILSAKILATFFLFFYVNKNVDFSQIHNIEKLGFVFFIAVTFGFIQQFFLFLRWYFSLKILNISVSKKSILKSYFVGQFLGTITPARSGDLAKAFYLENTDKKHGTYAVILDGAIAMLTLFFIGGAVFYLCLVGFFSNGITDVCQNNTYFTYRLSSAAGILCVLLVVVSIILIAIIIISSKTKLSANFFTDFIKLFSVSILQNAALIIQAALIFNLLLPVSLDYVLYRVSIAYCVMPFLSITIASIGVREWAFTALFCDEIIAFAVSYILLLCNSVIFMIPGIFLFYFNGKKI, from the coding sequence GTGAAAAGTAAAGAAGTCGTAATTTTATCCGCTAAAATTTTAGCGACATTCTTTTTATTTTTTTATGTAAATAAAAATGTGGATTTTTCACAAATACATAATATTGAAAAATTAGGTTTCGTATTTTTTATCGCGGTAACATTCGGATTTATACAACAATTTTTTCTTTTTCTTCGGTGGTATTTTTCACTGAAAATTTTAAATATTTCGGTAAGTAAAAAGTCTATATTAAAGTCTTATTTTGTAGGACAGTTTTTAGGAACGATCACTCCTGCGCGAAGCGGCGATTTGGCAAAGGCTTTTTATTTGGAAAATACTGATAAAAAACATGGGACTTACGCGGTGATTCTTGACGGAGCGATAGCTATGCTTACGCTTTTTTTTATTGGAGGTGCGGTATTTTATTTATGTCTCGTAGGATTCTTCTCCAACGGCATAACGGATGTTTGCCAAAATAATACTTATTTTACGTACCGTTTATCGTCTGCCGCCGGAATTTTATGTGTTTTACTTGTCGTAGTAAGTATTATTTTAATCGCAATTATTATAATTTCATCTAAAACCAAGTTAAGTGCAAATTTTTTTACGGATTTTATTAAATTATTCTCTGTTTCTATATTGCAGAATGCGGCTTTGATAATTCAGGCGGCGCTTATTTTTAATTTATTGCTGCCTGTTTCGTTAGATTACGTATTATACCGTGTTTCTATCGCTTACTGCGTTATGCCGTTTTTGTCTATAACGATAGCGTCGATAGGCGTTAGAGAATGGGCGTTTACCGCATTGTTCTGTGACGAGATAATTGCATTTGCGGTTTCATACATTTTGCTTTTATGCAACAGTGTTATTTTTATGATTCCGGGAATCTTTCTGTTCTATTTCAACGGTAAAAAAATATGA
- a CDS encoding ATP-binding cassette domain-containing protein, producing MLELKNITVDFSLKNSPLSSEKQVLRAVDNVSLKINDNEVLGLVGESGCGKTTLGKTAIRLINPASGRIILDGNDITDISFGGLKKYRSKMQIIFQDPISSLNPRQTIFDILEEPLKIHTKFDKIERKNEIERLIDCVGIAKNSLNRYPHQFSGGQCQRISIARALSVKPKLIIADEPVSSLDVSIQAQILNLMQDLKNEFMLSYLFISHDLAVINHIADRVAVMYMGKIVEEGDCEEVVNNPKNEYTKILLDAVPRLQ from the coding sequence GTTCCGAAAAACAGGTCTTGCGCGCGGTGGATAACGTTTCGCTTAAGATAAACGACAACGAAGTTTTAGGTTTGGTCGGCGAATCCGGTTGCGGAAAAACTACGCTCGGTAAAACCGCGATACGCTTGATAAATCCCGCTTCGGGGCGAATAATTCTTGACGGTAACGACATTACGGATATTAGTTTCGGCGGACTTAAGAAATACCGCAGTAAAATGCAAATAATTTTTCAGGATCCTATAAGTTCGTTAAATCCGCGTCAGACAATTTTTGATATTTTGGAAGAGCCGTTAAAGATTCACACAAAATTTGATAAGATTGAGCGAAAAAATGAAATTGAAAGATTGATAGACTGCGTAGGAATCGCCAAAAATTCACTGAATCGCTATCCGCATCAATTTTCCGGCGGACAATGTCAGCGAATCTCGATTGCGAGAGCGTTGTCGGTTAAACCTAAACTGATTATTGCCGACGAACCGGTTTCTTCGCTTGACGTTTCAATTCAGGCGCAGATTCTGAATCTTATGCAGGATTTGAAAAACGAATTTATGCTCTCTTATTTGTTTATTTCACACGATCTCGCCGTTATAAATCATATTGCCGACCGTGTCGCCGTTATGTACATGGGAAAAATTGTCGAAGAAGGAGATTGCGAAGAAGTTGTGAATAATCCGAAAAACGAATATACGAAAATTTTGCTTGACGCGGTGCCGAGATTGCAATAG